Proteins found in one Amphiprion ocellaris isolate individual 3 ecotype Okinawa chromosome 22, ASM2253959v1, whole genome shotgun sequence genomic segment:
- the LOC111589188 gene encoding putative ferric-chelate reductase 1, which yields MDLVLLLLVFVPPVVQCYSSGVVLDSCEDMKPRHSGLSPQTGPPPFTVTTEHSSYRPGEEVRVQLQAPASTPFTGFLLQAREVGGRSPVGSYAMAAGPIQLLTCGQTPNSAVSHTSESAKTYIQVKWRSEASGDMKAIQFRASFVQNYNTFWVDVMSPALTLTNDSNGSPSPATPSSSNTTPATTTKEAAPLALSISSADCGVSKVCFSQPSDCDPAVTADCYFLSATMLSTSGAAVRYEMSGSSNGYISFGFSDDQMMGDDDIYICGISSDGLVSVQHAFSTGRTAPQALPLGNVSDVQASVQDNVIRCSFTSMNTISTQRTSGFNKTYHLMFAYGPSNNGRIQFHTGTFTSTDKVDISRPGLVHKAGRPHIIKAHGALMLIAWMTSGSLGMMAARYLKVGNDQKLCGKDVWFVVHVALMSVTVAATITAFILSFSYVKEWSGGVHPVLGCLVLILSVLQPTLALLRCGPQHPLRFLFNWTHSLNGLATKVLSVAAIFTGLKLIDSTMNQWLMKVMGAFVGWEVLFYILLETHLKWKVKSKDATTTLLESKTVTVAVFLMALFFFGNLSVLVALLVGIGMS from the exons ATGGaccttgttttgttgctgttggtgTTTGTTCCTCCAGTAGTTCAGTGCTACAGCTCAGGTGTAGTCCTAGACAGCTGTGAAGACATGAAGCCTCGCCACAGCGGGTTGAGCCCACAAACAGGACCGCCGCCCTTCACTGTCACCACAGAACACAGCAGCTATAGACCTGGAGAGGAGGTCAGAG TCCAGCTCCAGGCCCCAGCCTCCACTCCATTCACTGGTTTCCTGTTACAGGCCAGAGAAGTGGGTGGGCGATCCCCTGTGGGTTCCTATGCCATGGCAGCCGGGCCAATTCAACTTCTCACCTGTGGCCAAACACCT aacTCAGCTGTATCTCACACATCAGAATCTGCTAAGACCTACATCCAGGTGAAATGGAGATCAGAAGCATCAGGAGACATGAAAGCTATTCAGTTCCG TGCGTCATTCGTCCAGAATTACAATACCTTCTGGGTTGATGTGATGAGCCCTGCCCTGACCTTAACCAATGACTCTAATGGATCTCCAAGTCCTGCGACTCCCAGCAGTTCCAACACTACCCCAGCAACAACCACGAAAGAAGCTGCACCACTTGCT ctgaGTATCTCCAGTGCAGACTGTGGTGTCAGTAAGGTGTGCTTCAGTCAGCCTTCAGACTGTGATCCTGCAGTCACTGCTGACTGTTATTTCTTGTCGGCTACGATGCTGTCTACCAGTGGTGCAGCCGTCCGCTATGAGATGTCGGGATCTTCTAATGGTTACATCTCTTTTGGATTCTCTGATGATCAAATGATG GGAGATGATGACATTTATATTTGTGGGATAAGCAGTGATGGACTGGTGTCGGTGCAGCATGCCTTTTCAACTGGACGTACAGCCCCACAAGCACTACCTCTG GGAAATGTTTCTGATGTACAAGCATCAGTGCAGGACAATGTGATCAGATGTTCCTTCACTTCCATGAATACTATTTCTACTCAGAGGACTTCTGGCTTCAACAAAACCTACCATCTCATGTTTGCCTATGGACCCAGCAACAACG GACGAATCCAGTTCCATACGGGTACTTTCACCAGCACTGACAAGGTGGACATTTCCAGACCTGGGCTTGTCCACAAAGCTGGGAGGCCTCACATCATCAAAGCGCATG GAGCTCTGATGCTGATCGCCTGGATGACCTCAGGATCACTGGGAATGATGGCAGCCCGATATCTGAAAGTGGGCAACGACCAGAAGCTGTGTGGCAAAGATGTCTGGTTTGTG gTCCATGTTGCATTGATGAGTGTGACAGTAGCAGCCACAATCACTGCCTTCATCCTCTCTTTCTCGTATGTTAAGGAATGGTCTGGG GGCGTTCATCCTGTGCTGGGCTGCCTTGTTCTGATCCTCTCAGTCCTCCAGCCCACACTGGCTCTGCTGCGCTGTGGACCCCAACATCCACT GAGGTTTTTGTTCAACTGGACACATTCTTTAAATGGACTGGCAACCAAAGTTTTATCTG TGGCAGCCATATTTACAGGCCTGAAGTTGATTGACAGCACTATGAACCAATGGCTGATGAAAGTGATGGGTGCTTTTGTTGGATGGGAAGTCTTGTTCTACATCCTGCTGGAGACCCATTTAAAATGGAAAGTTAAGAGTAAAG